The following coding sequences are from one uncultured Cohaesibacter sp. window:
- a CDS encoding sugar ABC transporter permease, with product MLGFPAVLDLIYSVSTVSFENLRSPTLSGFGNYREVLADPYFWSAVSFSTRFGLLTALLETALGLFLAVFLAPLIQKRFWLMAIFMMPMIIAPSMMGLMYRLVLHEFVGPLPYYLFEFFGQSPAFLSPKLAFKTLVVIETLQWTPFTLLLFYTAYSSIPLDIREAAKVDGTRGLRLFTHIELPALLPTLVVAFGIRFIDGFRVFDNIYVLIGAGAGGSATSLSIYIYTAFFKSADIGKALAASVLLFVVAFVLLWLVGWLLKKRKQA from the coding sequence ATGCTGGGCTTTCCCGCTGTCCTTGATCTGATATATTCCGTTTCGACCGTTAGCTTCGAGAATTTACGAAGCCCGACTTTGTCCGGCTTTGGCAACTATCGTGAGGTTTTGGCCGATCCCTATTTCTGGAGCGCGGTTAGCTTTTCCACCCGTTTCGGGTTATTGACCGCATTGCTGGAAACCGCGCTAGGGCTGTTTCTTGCCGTTTTTCTCGCTCCCCTGATCCAGAAACGCTTTTGGCTGATGGCCATTTTCATGATGCCGATGATCATCGCCCCATCAATGATGGGCTTGATGTATCGTCTGGTTCTGCATGAATTTGTCGGCCCGTTGCCATACTATCTGTTTGAATTCTTCGGCCAGAGCCCGGCCTTCCTCAGCCCCAAGCTGGCCTTCAAAACACTGGTGGTGATCGAGACACTGCAATGGACCCCTTTCACATTGCTGCTGTTCTATACGGCTTATAGTTCGATCCCGCTCGACATTCGCGAAGCGGCCAAAGTGGATGGCACGCGAGGCCTGCGCCTGTTCACGCATATCGAGCTCCCGGCTTTGCTGCCAACCCTCGTGGTAGCCTTTGGCATCCGCTTCATCGATGGCTTCCGCGTGTTTGACAATATCTATGTCCTCATCGGGGCTGGCGCAGGTGGATCTGCTACGTCCCTGTCGATCTATATTTATACCGCCTTCTTCAAGTCCGCCGACATAGGCAAGGCACTAGCCGCTTCTGTGCTTTTGTTCGTTGTCGCCTTCGTTCTGCTGTGGCTCGTCGGTTGGTTGTTGAAAAAGAGGAAACAGGCCTGA
- a CDS encoding putative N-acetylmannosamine-6-phosphate 2-epimerase, which yields MTGTVIDTKAGILEALQDGLIVSVQPVDGGAMDHDSVVVAMASAAVDGGAQGLRIEGAKRLAAVRTALPNTPIVGIVKRDFDEWPVRITTLFEDVEGLAKAGADIIAIDGTARPRPHSFAELAKAAHDHGCLVMADLSNEQEAIDCLRDGADIIGTTLSGYTGETPIPEEPDFPLLETVAKMDCFVVAEGRFSTPELCQAAIEHGADCVTVGSALTRLELMTELFSKAVNAAKKD from the coding sequence ATGACGGGAACTGTAATTGATACCAAAGCTGGAATTCTGGAGGCGCTTCAAGACGGCCTCATTGTTTCGGTGCAACCAGTTGACGGCGGGGCAATGGATCATGATTCAGTCGTGGTAGCGATGGCCTCAGCTGCCGTGGATGGAGGCGCTCAAGGGCTTCGGATCGAAGGAGCCAAAAGGCTTGCCGCAGTGCGCACCGCTCTTCCAAACACCCCCATCGTCGGGATCGTCAAGCGAGACTTTGATGAATGGCCAGTCCGCATCACGACGCTGTTCGAAGATGTCGAAGGTTTGGCCAAGGCCGGAGCGGACATCATCGCAATTGACGGCACGGCACGACCTCGCCCTCACAGCTTTGCCGAGTTGGCAAAGGCAGCCCATGACCATGGCTGCCTCGTTATGGCCGACCTTTCCAATGAGCAGGAAGCGATTGACTGCCTGCGCGATGGTGCCGACATCATCGGAACAACTTTATCCGGCTATACTGGCGAAACCCCAATTCCCGAAGAGCCTGATTTTCCACTGCTAGAGACGGTTGCCAAAATGGATTGCTTCGTTGTTGCGGAAGGCCGATTTTCAACGCCGGAGCTATGTCAGGCGGCAATCGAGCACGGCGCAGACTGCGTCACCGTTGGATCTGCCCTCACCCGTCTTGAACTGATGACAGAGCTCTTTTCCAAGGCCGTCAACGCGGCCAAGAAGGACTGA
- a CDS encoding LacI family DNA-binding transcriptional regulator: protein MKSDEDKSRAVTSVDVARRAGVSRSAVSRSFTPGASVAPETREKVMKAAAELGYRVNQLARSLTNKRSDLVGIVAANMDNPFRVEQIEQITRHLIRENFRPILMPAEATEDPSHVIGLLLEYSVSGVIVTSDTPPQAICQECVSLGVPVVLVNKRGIDAPVDRILMDNESCGHIAAQTLIKNGCRHMALITSDKPSFSLQARQSAFVQMAQSLCDQPVEIFSGSFQNYEGGAEAVKEMLASEKSVDGIFCITDYMALGVLDQLRLDQTLKVPDDIQIIGCDDIRQSSWQGYALTTIKQDTEKLAKAVVQALLNRFSNPNSPATNCVLPVELIVRKTTKQL from the coding sequence ATGAAGAGCGATGAAGACAAGTCAAGGGCGGTAACATCTGTTGATGTCGCACGTAGAGCGGGAGTATCGCGATCTGCAGTCTCTCGCAGCTTCACACCCGGAGCCAGCGTTGCACCGGAAACGCGCGAAAAAGTCATGAAGGCCGCAGCCGAATTGGGCTACCGTGTCAATCAATTGGCCAGAAGCCTGACCAACAAACGATCAGATCTGGTTGGCATTGTTGCTGCCAATATGGACAATCCCTTCCGCGTTGAGCAAATCGAGCAGATCACGCGCCACCTGATCCGGGAAAACTTCCGCCCCATTCTCATGCCCGCCGAAGCAACCGAAGATCCGTCTCATGTGATCGGCCTGCTGCTTGAATATAGCGTTTCCGGCGTTATCGTGACGTCGGATACACCCCCGCAAGCCATATGCCAGGAATGCGTTTCGCTCGGCGTGCCAGTGGTGCTGGTGAACAAACGCGGCATCGACGCGCCAGTGGATCGCATTTTGATGGATAATGAGAGCTGCGGTCATATTGCAGCCCAAACCCTTATTAAAAACGGTTGCCGCCATATGGCACTCATCACGTCTGATAAGCCCTCATTCTCATTGCAGGCAAGGCAATCCGCCTTTGTGCAAATGGCTCAAAGCCTTTGCGACCAACCTGTAGAGATATTTTCAGGCAGCTTCCAAAATTATGAAGGTGGGGCCGAGGCCGTCAAAGAAATGCTGGCATCGGAGAAATCGGTTGATGGAATTTTCTGCATTACCGATTACATGGCTCTTGGAGTTCTGGACCAATTGCGTCTTGATCAAACTCTCAAAGTTCCCGATGACATTCAAATCATCGGCTGCGACGACATTCGCCAGTCTTCCTGGCAGGGATATGCGTTGACCACGATCAAGCAGGATACTGAAAAGCTCGCAAAAGCGGTTGTTCAAGCGCTGCTAAACCGTTTTTCAAATCCCAACAGCCCAGCAACCAATTGCGTCTTGCCGGTCGAGCTGATTGTGCGAAAAACAACAAAGCAACTATAA
- the nagB gene encoding glucosamine-6-phosphate deaminase produces the protein MATILIHHDAASAESATAKRLLDLIISKPDATLGLATGGTMEQVYAKLIERAKEKKVSFAGLTSFNLDEYIGLKPDHPQSYRTTMNKLLFDHIDIKPENTYLPKGDAADPAEEAKRYDAMISDQGGIDLQLLGIGLNGHIGFNEPSSSLGSRTRIKKLASSTMEANHRFFKADETVPTHALTMGIATIMQARKIILLATGASKADAIAQALEGPVSTTCPASVLQFHPDVTVIVDEDAASKLKLRDFYESIHPGGEEVYFVK, from the coding sequence TTGGCTACAATTCTCATTCATCACGACGCGGCCTCCGCAGAAAGCGCAACCGCAAAACGCCTGCTTGACCTGATCATCTCGAAGCCCGACGCAACCCTCGGCCTGGCCACCGGTGGAACGATGGAACAGGTCTATGCAAAACTGATTGAGCGTGCCAAGGAAAAGAAAGTGTCTTTTGCTGGCCTGACGAGCTTCAATCTGGATGAATATATCGGCTTGAAACCAGATCATCCCCAGTCCTATCGGACCACGATGAACAAGCTTTTGTTCGATCACATCGACATCAAGCCCGAAAATACCTACTTGCCAAAAGGCGATGCAGCGGACCCGGCAGAAGAAGCAAAGCGCTATGACGCGATGATATCGGATCAGGGCGGCATTGATCTGCAATTGCTCGGTATCGGCCTTAACGGTCATATTGGCTTTAACGAACCCTCCTCTTCGCTCGGCTCTCGCACACGGATCAAAAAACTGGCCAGTTCGACAATGGAAGCCAACCACCGCTTCTTCAAGGCAGATGAAACCGTGCCGACCCATGCCCTGACAATGGGTATTGCCACCATCATGCAAGCGCGCAAAATCATTCTGTTGGCCACCGGAGCAAGCAAGGCAGATGCGATCGCTCAGGCTCTGGAAGGGCCGGTCAGCACAACATGTCCGGCTTCGGTTCTGCAATTCCACCCCGATGTCACTGTCATCGTCGATGAAGACGCAGCATCAAAACTGAAATTGCGCGACTTCTACGAAAGCATCCACCCGGGTGGAGAAGAGGTTTATTTTGTCAAGTAA
- a CDS encoding inositol monophosphatase, with translation MQERYKLAMSLAREAGILALKRLEDLKNGSIQIETKGALDFVTMADREVESFIREQIFAQFPRDGILGEELAPTESTSDVIWVVDPIDGTANFIRDLDNWGVSIACVKNGICEIGVIYDPCRDRLFHCRRAFGAYRNGEELPKGKSGKEAPTNPVMALGHSRRIPLSIYIDAITYLDEQLIDHRRPGAAAIALTQVAEGKVDGYFEGDLNPWDCLAGILINEETGNLIRQGQEMSTSLKNSPVLVGAPFLKVQLDALSSIVK, from the coding sequence ATGCAAGAACGCTATAAACTCGCCATGTCTCTGGCTCGTGAAGCTGGAATTCTCGCTCTCAAGCGATTGGAAGATCTGAAGAACGGCTCCATACAAATTGAAACCAAGGGAGCCCTCGACTTTGTCACCATGGCAGATCGCGAAGTCGAAAGCTTCATTCGGGAACAGATTTTTGCGCAATTCCCTCGGGATGGCATATTGGGCGAAGAACTGGCCCCCACAGAATCAACCAGCGACGTTATTTGGGTTGTTGATCCGATTGATGGAACAGCCAACTTCATTCGTGATCTGGACAACTGGGGAGTTTCGATCGCTTGCGTCAAAAACGGCATTTGCGAAATCGGCGTGATCTACGATCCTTGCCGAGACAGGCTCTTTCACTGCCGCAGGGCTTTTGGGGCATATAGAAATGGAGAAGAACTGCCAAAGGGAAAATCTGGCAAAGAAGCTCCGACCAATCCGGTTATGGCCCTTGGGCACTCCCGACGCATCCCCCTCTCCATCTATATCGACGCCATCACTTATCTTGATGAACAACTGATAGACCACAGACGCCCCGGCGCAGCAGCAATCGCGCTAACGCAAGTGGCAGAAGGAAAAGTTGACGGGTATTTCGAAGGAGACCTCAATCCCTGGGACTGTCTGGCAGGGATTTTGATCAATGAAGAAACGGGCAATCTTATCCGACAAGGCCAAGAAATGAGCACGAGCCTTAAAAACAGTCCGGTCTTGGTTGGTGCACCATTTCTAAAAGTACAACTTGATGCACTTTCATCCATCGTCAAATGA
- the nagA gene encoding N-acetylglucosamine-6-phosphate deacetylase, whose amino-acid sequence MSSKSEFVIDAATLYPGFGAPAIKDRSILIRDGLIEAIATQGAFSAETKIKADIVAPGFIDIQINGAGDHQFNDSPDVESLAAMAKAAAKGGVAHIMPTFITAKGQGYSAAMQAVQQATAGHVPGILGIHLEGPFLSPEKPGIHPADAVRPIDESDMTLLEPEVSYPRILTLAPEETSSEKIERLTQAGWKVFVGHTAAGYDLLRELANSGLVGTTHLFNAMPPLMGREPGPIGAVIDKTLSFTGLIADGMHVHPSNLRLAFDHIGPDRICLVTDAMLTLGGTVTEFSIGEKKVFLKDGRLCDATGRLGGAHIFLNEAVSNMIKFAGAPVEAALAMAGSTPALALGLSNELGRIEPGYRASLTLCDQQLAVSATISDGVILHQTASQNK is encoded by the coding sequence TTGTCAAGTAAGTCTGAATTCGTTATCGACGCTGCAACGCTTTATCCCGGCTTCGGCGCGCCAGCTATCAAGGATCGATCCATTCTGATCCGGGATGGTTTGATCGAGGCTATCGCCACTCAAGGAGCGTTCAGCGCCGAGACGAAAATCAAGGCAGATATCGTAGCGCCCGGCTTCATTGATATTCAGATCAATGGTGCCGGAGACCATCAATTCAACGATAGCCCCGATGTTGAGAGCCTTGCTGCCATGGCCAAAGCGGCCGCAAAGGGCGGCGTGGCACACATCATGCCGACCTTTATCACTGCCAAAGGGCAAGGCTACAGCGCAGCCATGCAAGCCGTTCAACAGGCAACGGCAGGTCACGTTCCCGGCATACTTGGCATTCATCTCGAAGGCCCATTCCTGAGCCCTGAAAAGCCCGGAATTCATCCAGCCGATGCGGTGCGCCCAATCGATGAAAGCGACATGACCCTGCTGGAGCCGGAGGTTTCTTATCCCCGCATTTTGACGCTTGCCCCTGAAGAGACGAGTTCAGAGAAAATTGAGCGGCTGACACAAGCTGGCTGGAAGGTCTTTGTGGGCCACACTGCGGCAGGATATGATCTGCTGCGAGAACTGGCCAATTCGGGCCTTGTGGGAACGACCCATCTATTCAACGCCATGCCTCCTCTTATGGGACGAGAACCGGGCCCGATCGGCGCAGTGATTGACAAAACACTCTCCTTCACCGGCCTGATTGCTGATGGTATGCATGTTCACCCCTCGAACCTCCGTTTGGCCTTTGACCATATTGGCCCAGACCGCATTTGCCTTGTCACAGATGCAATGCTCACCCTGGGCGGAACAGTGACCGAATTTTCCATCGGAGAAAAGAAGGTGTTCCTCAAGGATGGTCGGCTATGCGATGCAACAGGTCGCCTTGGCGGAGCTCATATTTTCTTGAATGAGGCAGTCAGCAACATGATCAAATTTGCCGGAGCGCCCGTTGAGGCAGCTTTGGCCATGGCCGGGTCCACCCCTGCCCTTGCTCTTGGTCTATCAAACGAACTTGGGCGCATCGAGCCGGGATACCGAGCCAGCCTTACGCTATGCGACCAGCAATTGGCCGTCTCAGCAACAATCAGCGATGGCGTCATCCTGCATCAGACCGCCAGTCAGAATAAATGA
- a CDS encoding MurR/RpiR family transcriptional regulator encodes MNQGTTPVLSELRFNSADLTPKLRKIAQFINQNPVEVTTMSVDELAASANISVATIYRFCRELGYQNFSQLKLAIAKEISVENALKADAENGEVENDTHRFADYVMGLEATRDLLDIKKIDEIADLIVSARRIIIVAVGASSVAATFMHYKLMRAGLMSHRPTDMHLATMLASNVDERDLIIAFSASGGTRDIIDVLKIGRRSNACIVGVTGRRRNAVADLSSHHLLAVASDSPITSGSGLSVISQISVADTIYETLYWRDPNVRKRIDLATDSVIYKHV; translated from the coding sequence ATGAACCAAGGTACGACCCCAGTTCTTTCGGAACTTCGCTTCAACAGTGCGGATTTAACGCCGAAACTGCGCAAGATCGCCCAGTTCATCAATCAAAATCCGGTCGAAGTGACAACGATGTCCGTCGATGAGCTAGCGGCGAGCGCCAATATCAGTGTTGCGACCATATATCGATTTTGCAGAGAGCTTGGTTATCAGAATTTCTCCCAGCTCAAACTTGCGATTGCCAAGGAAATCTCGGTCGAGAATGCCTTGAAGGCTGATGCCGAGAATGGCGAAGTTGAGAATGACACGCATCGATTTGCTGATTACGTTATGGGACTGGAAGCCACTCGTGATTTGCTGGACATCAAGAAGATTGACGAAATCGCTGATTTGATCGTTTCTGCACGACGCATCATTATCGTCGCTGTGGGCGCTTCCTCTGTTGCAGCGACCTTCATGCATTACAAATTGATGCGGGCGGGTCTTATGAGTCACCGGCCGACAGACATGCATTTGGCAACCATGCTGGCTTCAAATGTTGATGAACGGGATTTGATCATCGCCTTTTCCGCGTCAGGCGGAACGCGTGACATCATTGATGTTCTCAAGATCGGACGGCGGAGCAATGCCTGTATCGTTGGTGTCACCGGGCGAAGACGCAACGCCGTGGCCGATTTAAGCAGCCATCATTTGCTTGCGGTGGCGTCTGATAGCCCAATTACCAGTGGGTCAGGCCTGTCTGTCATCAGCCAGATTTCTGTGGCTGACACGATTTATGAAACGCTTTACTGGCGTGATCCCAACGTGCGGAAAAGAATCGATCTTGCGACCGATTCCGTCATTTACAAGCATGTCTGA
- a CDS encoding carbohydrate ABC transporter permease has protein sequence MMNAIRWVVFVVAALVMNFPVIATIVTALKTPADVISNASLIPNAITLDNFATVFTVSERLNIWKYLWNSLSASLIGTILPILLCVPLAYAIARRDFGRNLLLPLVVNLRAMPLIIFAIPLYMMYQTLGLLDTRFGLGLILAVVNLPLALVLVTNAVAEIPKELDEAAGMDGARTGRILSRLTLPLIRPAIATTFVFGFITAWNEFLFGLMLTTREAVPMTVGASFFFSAGGGGVQWGVAAAVIVVASAPPVILGLIMYRQIGRSMLAGAVKG, from the coding sequence ATTATGAATGCAATCCGCTGGGTGGTGTTTGTCGTCGCCGCGCTCGTTATGAACTTCCCCGTCATAGCGACCATCGTGACCGCCCTTAAAACACCAGCCGATGTCATTTCCAATGCGAGCCTTATTCCAAATGCAATCACGCTCGACAATTTCGCAACCGTGTTTACCGTCAGTGAGCGACTGAATATCTGGAAGTATCTCTGGAACTCGCTGTCGGCTTCCCTGATCGGCACCATTCTGCCAATCCTTTTGTGCGTGCCTTTGGCCTATGCCATCGCCAGACGTGATTTTGGCCGCAATCTGCTTTTGCCGCTAGTGGTCAATCTGCGAGCCATGCCACTGATCATTTTCGCTATACCACTCTACATGATGTATCAGACCCTTGGCCTTCTGGACACACGCTTCGGCCTTGGGCTCATTCTCGCAGTCGTCAACCTGCCGCTGGCTCTTGTTCTGGTCACCAACGCCGTTGCGGAAATCCCCAAAGAACTGGACGAAGCTGCCGGCATGGATGGGGCACGAACCGGGCGCATCCTCTCTCGCCTGACCCTGCCGCTCATTCGCCCAGCCATAGCAACAACCTTTGTTTTTGGCTTCATTACTGCTTGGAACGAATTCCTCTTCGGCCTTATGCTAACCACACGTGAAGCTGTCCCCATGACCGTCGGAGCATCCTTCTTCTTCTCCGCTGGGGGCGGTGGCGTACAGTGGGGTGTTGCTGCGGCTGTCATCGTCGTAGCATCGGCACCACCCGTTATTCTTGGCCTAATCATGTATCGTCAGATCGGTCGTTCCATGCTGGCCGGTGCAGTGAAAGGATAA
- a CDS encoding extracellular solute-binding protein has product MTAQAAVTVLGWPGGPEETALRAAAKAYNALPDVSDENKVDLLFFSRDGFYDKLAADLAANTDAFDVNLIATYSIGRYAPFMEPIDLGAGAKDVFGDAVLSTMQYEGKQYGVPTDLSLHFMYYRSDLIDTLLSDDAAKETYAKISEKYLGKSLEPKKPEDWTWEDWAATALYFTKAVNSKSPTRYGTVLQMKNLLFNMMVFQSLPRSYGADWMDADGNITVDSEAYKTGLKMYRMLLDAGATPNDSLSYEFPEANAAFGSGQVATMLQWNAAAGDLLDKDKNPVVASVTKTMAPPAGPEGRFTHVHGLGLGINKSGKNKEGAQKFLKWLASADAMEIYAKAGGAPGLTGPALDAVASERPDLVPLGSYASQYGYVMRGATSAKALSVYELQAKAFTGYWGDVKSLDDALAEAKEGMAKLLK; this is encoded by the coding sequence ATGACCGCACAGGCTGCGGTTACCGTTTTGGGATGGCCCGGCGGGCCCGAAGAAACCGCCTTGCGCGCAGCAGCCAAAGCCTACAATGCCCTACCGGACGTCTCGGACGAAAACAAGGTTGACCTGCTGTTCTTCAGCCGCGATGGCTTTTACGACAAACTGGCTGCCGACCTTGCCGCCAACACCGATGCTTTCGACGTCAACCTGATTGCCACCTATTCAATCGGTCGCTATGCCCCCTTCATGGAGCCGATCGATCTTGGCGCCGGCGCCAAAGACGTCTTCGGTGATGCTGTCCTGAGCACCATGCAGTATGAAGGCAAACAGTATGGCGTGCCAACCGACCTTTCCCTGCACTTTATGTATTACCGCAGCGACCTCATCGACACATTGCTGTCCGATGACGCCGCCAAAGAAACCTACGCCAAGATTTCCGAAAAATATCTTGGTAAAAGCCTAGAGCCAAAAAAACCTGAAGACTGGACATGGGAAGACTGGGCTGCCACAGCTCTTTACTTCACCAAAGCCGTAAACAGCAAAAGCCCAACCCGCTACGGCACCGTTCTTCAGATGAAGAACCTGCTGTTCAACATGATGGTCTTCCAGTCACTGCCGCGCTCCTATGGTGCCGACTGGATGGATGCTGACGGCAATATCACCGTCGATTCAGAAGCTTACAAGACGGGCCTAAAAATGTACCGCATGCTTCTCGACGCCGGTGCAACACCAAACGACTCCCTGTCATACGAGTTCCCTGAAGCAAACGCAGCCTTCGGCTCAGGTCAGGTTGCAACCATGTTGCAATGGAACGCTGCAGCAGGCGATCTGCTCGACAAAGACAAGAACCCGGTCGTTGCCAGTGTAACCAAAACGATGGCGCCTCCAGCAGGGCCGGAAGGCCGCTTCACCCACGTTCACGGATTGGGACTTGGTATCAACAAGTCAGGCAAGAACAAGGAAGGCGCCCAGAAGTTCCTCAAGTGGCTTGCTTCTGCCGATGCAATGGAAATCTATGCCAAGGCAGGCGGCGCTCCGGGCCTCACAGGTCCGGCACTTGATGCTGTCGCTTCCGAACGCCCTGATCTTGTACCATTGGGCAGCTACGCTTCCCAGTATGGTTATGTGATGCGTGGAGCAACCTCTGCAAAAGCTCTTTCCGTCTATGAGCTTCAGGCAAAAGCCTTCACCGGCTATTGGGGCGACGTGAAAAGCCTTGACGACGCTCTTGCCGAAGCCAAAGAAGGCATGGCAAAGCTCTTGAAATAA
- a CDS encoding glycerophosphodiester phosphodiesterase, producing the protein MHFKKKIERLGWPLDQHGNPASRHGGPMIIAHRGASDHAQENSLDAFELASRLGADMWELDVHNTADGIPVINHDDHLERVFDVDARISELTLAQLESLENVHVPTLEEVILLADHLETGLYIEIKGQGSNLTTLKLLQEKHFGFAALGSFIPDYVTELAEQNCPYPLSSLIANGYDPFEVAKVARADIIHLCWERASDRPDTLLTPSLMSRAEEEALPIVLWHEERPVVIREIMQKNVIGVCSNRPELLASCSASTAKLAGQEGPET; encoded by the coding sequence ATGCACTTCAAGAAAAAGATCGAGCGCCTTGGCTGGCCTTTAGACCAACATGGCAATCCGGCAAGCAGACATGGCGGCCCGATGATCATCGCCCACCGCGGCGCCAGTGATCACGCGCAGGAGAATAGTCTTGACGCTTTTGAGCTTGCCTCCCGTTTAGGTGCAGACATGTGGGAGCTTGATGTCCATAACACGGCAGATGGCATTCCGGTGATCAACCATGATGATCATCTGGAACGGGTCTTCGATGTTGACGCACGCATTTCAGAGCTGACATTGGCTCAGCTGGAAAGTCTTGAGAATGTGCATGTTCCGACGCTGGAAGAGGTCATCCTGTTGGCCGATCATCTGGAAACCGGGCTTTATATCGAAATCAAGGGCCAAGGCTCGAACTTGACGACCCTCAAGCTACTGCAGGAAAAGCATTTCGGCTTTGCCGCGCTGGGCTCTTTCATCCCCGACTATGTTACAGAACTGGCAGAGCAAAACTGTCCTTATCCTCTGTCGAGCCTGATAGCCAATGGCTACGACCCGTTTGAAGTGGCAAAGGTTGCCCGCGCAGATATCATTCACCTATGTTGGGAACGTGCAAGTGATCGGCCGGACACACTGCTGACCCCATCGCTCATGTCGCGGGCTGAAGAGGAAGCGCTGCCTATTGTTCTCTGGCATGAAGAACGTCCTGTTGTCATTAGAGAGATCATGCAGAAGAACGTCATTGGCGTCTGTTCCAACCGTCCCGAATTGCTGGCATCCTGTTCCGCGTCTACGGCGAAGCTTGCCGGGCAGGAGGGACCAGAGACATGA
- a CDS encoding ROK family protein, with protein sequence MIANHLSGTGLDVGGTKIAAARFADGEIVVRARAETVGQADIQSQLDCMESLLQQVGHVAGSPIGVALTGRVTKDGSWIAVNKSTLSNLTGPNLQTVASERFSGPVALINDAAAAALGEYKFGAGVGSTSMAYITVSTGVGGGLIVNGDLLQSEDGLAGHIGFTSARGGNQHCGSGRLGTMESIASGRAIARYGSELAGHPIDAPEVFALWHKGTPWATKVVEQSARSIAELCANLRAILGLDRIVIGGSVGLADGYLDCVSRFLSSEEPDLFHVQLKPAELGQDSPLFGALQFAADRT encoded by the coding sequence ATGATTGCCAATCATCTCAGTGGTACTGGCCTTGATGTCGGCGGAACAAAGATTGCAGCCGCGCGCTTCGCTGACGGCGAGATCGTTGTTCGGGCTCGTGCGGAGACAGTTGGACAGGCAGATATACAAAGTCAGCTCGATTGCATGGAAAGCCTCTTGCAACAGGTGGGCCATGTTGCAGGCAGCCCGATCGGCGTGGCTTTGACAGGACGCGTCACCAAAGATGGAAGCTGGATCGCGGTCAATAAATCCACTCTCTCCAACCTGACCGGCCCTAACTTGCAGACAGTGGCCAGCGAGCGCTTTTCCGGCCCGGTGGCACTCATAAATGATGCCGCAGCCGCAGCATTAGGCGAGTATAAATTCGGAGCCGGTGTCGGCTCCACAAGCATGGCCTATATCACGGTCTCCACCGGGGTTGGTGGCGGCCTGATCGTCAACGGCGATCTGCTGCAATCAGAAGACGGACTGGCCGGACATATCGGCTTTACCAGCGCACGAGGTGGCAATCAGCATTGTGGTTCCGGACGATTGGGAACGATGGAATCCATTGCCAGCGGCCGGGCCATTGCCCGCTACGGCTCAGAACTGGCTGGACACCCTATCGACGCGCCCGAAGTTTTTGCCCTCTGGCACAAAGGCACACCATGGGCCACCAAGGTGGTCGAACAATCCGCCCGCTCCATAGCCGAGTTATGCGCCAACCTTCGGGCCATTCTGGGCCTCGACCGGATTGTTATTGGCGGAAGCGTCGGATTGGCCGACGGCTATTTGGATTGCGTATCCAGGTTTCTTTCCAGCGAAGAGCCAGACCTGTTTCACGTCCAGCTAAAACCCGCAGAACTCGGTCAGGATAGCCCTCTATTTGGCGCCTTGCAGTTTGCAGCAGATCGGACGTGA